The following proteins are encoded in a genomic region of Oncorhynchus masou masou isolate Uvic2021 chromosome 32, UVic_Omas_1.1, whole genome shotgun sequence:
- the LOC135525504 gene encoding solute carrier family 22 member 13-like: MAPLQFAVYWRLALIFFFMAFLFFLDLFAVSRSTSSCNNVPGELPAASQTFGEVSSSAHTHNWTTWEVREVNGSLLQVLLQQQDEITGGNDTEIENGTVCMDPGVMSYSQTIYMIGLLLGSLFGGALSDRYGKRAVLLVCVCVNAVTAVLPAALPHALLFLTLRCLAGVSCCCINICSFSLGVEWSLPRYRIWPPALLSFSFSLGMMALAPLAYLTHTWTQLHLGLAVPQILCLPLFYSIPESPHWLLLKRRAETLEGYRRHSPKDKRFLDLLLDTEGKDLQEVHLETHTLETGTPDNETHPLETDTPDSKTHTLETNTPDNETHPLETDTPDSETHTLETVTPDNETHPLETDTPDSETHTPKADTQTWEEHTLSHCGHMRSPTILLRLVILSYIGLASALTYYGICMNVGRFGVDVFLAQFFSGLSEAPCLLVPFLLARWGRRPITMLSLFLSGSFCLLSLLASRFYAVPGLVMALALVGKLCMQTTVFVCVLYGIELFPTLIRQKCVGLVCLCYRVGCILNAVISPRGETIPLAAMILYGSGPIVGAGLCLFLPETSGVPLPDSLEDCDKQPSLHLPTFPSLWSSEGAQRMPQLTKPVHSWETQTQRSPPTTHRIPNDSNCTYSHTHTTNTHML, translated from the exons ATGGCCCCGTTGCAGTTCGCGGTGTACTGGCGTCTCGCGCTCATATTCTTCTTCATGGCGTTTCTCTTCTTCCTCGACCTCTTCGCCGTTAGCAGATCAACCTCCTCGTGCAATAACGTCCCGGGTGAGTTACCGGCTGCTAGTCAGACCTTTGGAGAAGTATCTTCTAGTGCCCATACACATAACTGGACTACATGGGAAGTGCGCGAGGTAAACGGATCACTTTTACAGGTATTGTTACAGCAACAGGATGAGATTACGGGTGGGAACGACACGGAAATAGAGAAT ggtaCAGTGTGTATGGATCCAGGGGTGATGTCGTACAGTCAGACCATCTACATGATTGGCCTTCTGCTGGGATCTCTGTTCGGAGGAGCTCTCTCTGACAg GTACGGTAAGCGAGCAGtgctgctggtgtgtgtgtgtgttaatgccgTGACTGCTGTGCTGCCGGCAGCCCTTCCTCacgccctcctcttcctcaccctgCGCTGTTTGGCCGGGGTCTCCTGCTGCTGTATCAATATCTGCAGCTTCAGCCTGg gtgtggaaTGGAGTCTTCCCAGGTATCGTATTTGGCCCCCGGCCctcctgtccttctccttcaGCCTGGGTATGATGGCGTTGGCACCGCTGGCGTACCTTACACACACCTGGACACAGCTACACCTGGGACTGGCCGTACCACAGatcctctgtctgcctctcttcta ttctATTCCTGAGTCTCCTCACTGGCTGCTCCtgaagaggagagcagagactCTGGAGGGGTATAGGAGACACAGTCCTAAGGACAAACGATTTCTAGACctg TTGTTGGACACAGAGGGGAAGGATCTGCAGGAAGtccacctggagacacacacactggagactgGCACACCTGACAATGAGACACACCCACTTGAGACTGACACACCTGACagtaagacacacacactggagactaACACACCTGACAATGAGACACACCCACTTGAGACTGACACACCtgacagtgagacacacacactggagacagtCACACCTGACAATGAGACACACCCACTTGAGACTGACACACCtgacagtgagacacacacaccaaaggcAGACACACAAACATGGGAGGAACACACACTTTCCCACTGCGGACACATGAGAAGTCCCACCATCCTACTGCGCCTGGTCATCTTGAGTTACATTGg gctaGCATCAGCCCTGACGTACTACGGTATCTGTATGAATGTCGGGCGGTTCGGGGTGGATGTCTTCCTGGCTCAGTTCTTCAGCGGCCTATCAGAGGCTCCCTGCCTGCTCGTCCCATTCCTATTGGCTCGCTGGGGCAGACGACCGATCACCATGCTATCCCTGTTCCTCAGTGGCTCCTTCTGCCTGCTGTCCCTGCTCGCATCACGCTTCTACG ctgtccCAGGGTTGGTGATGGCTCTGGCCCTGGTGGGGAAGCTGTGTATGCAgaccactgtgtttgtgtgtgtactctaCGGCATCGAGCTCTTCCCTACGCTCATCag acagAAGTGTGTGGGTTTGGTGTGTCTGTGTTACAGGGTGGGCTGTATCCTGAATGCGGTGATCAGTCCTAGAGGAGAAACCATCCCATTGGCCGCTATGATCCTTTATGGGAGTGGCCCCATTGTTGGGGCGGGACTGTGTCTGTTTCTACCGGAGACCAGTGGTGTGCCGCTCCCTGATTCGCTGGAGGACTGTGACAAACAGCCCAGTCTTCATCTACCAACCTTCCCTTCCCTTTGGTCTTCAGAGG GTGCTCAGCGGATGCCCCAGCTGACAAAGCCTGTCCATTCCTGGGAGACACAGACCCAGAGAAGCCCTCCCACAACCCACAGGATCCCAAATGACTCAAActgcacatactcacacacacacaccacaaacacacacatgctgtag